ATCATTCCGACGAGCTTTGATTGATACACACTGAGAACCTGCTGTCCGGATTCCTTATCCATTGTGCGCTGCCAGAATTTTTTATTGTGAAGGACATCGACCTCAGAGGGGCGAAGTCCAAACCAGAGAGGGATTTCCAGCCAATTATAGTGGTTTTGATCTGTAAAATTGGCCCTAGTTTTTTTTAGAAGATCGGGTGAGAGTAGCAGACTTTCCGTTCTAGCCCCAAGCTCACTATTCTTGCCTGCCTTGGTTCTCTGAGCTTCAGCAATTGCCGAGCGAAAATTTCCCCTTGGCGGTTTCACTGGTTCAAAATAGCTACCTTCTGTAGCCGAAACAAAGCGGCCCCACCGATTCAACAATCCGATGATCTTGTTTGCGTAATCGACCGAAACTTTCTTGCTTCTCATATAGATATAGATCGGTTTATTTTTCTCTTTGTATTTTCGAGGGTAAATCTTCAGTTCCACTGCCATTCCCTGCACGAATTTGAAATGGGAAGCCAGTTTGCTTCGATGGACTTCAGTCCCCGTGGATTCGTTTTCGAGCATCTCGAAGAATGAAGCCACATATGGCTGTGAGAAGAGACGGATATAAAACCAACTTTTGGTCTTTCGGACTTTTCCACAAATTACTCCTCGGCAAAAAGCGCAGAGGAGCAGAGGAGTAGAGGAAAATCATCTATATATCCTACGCGACCCTACGCGGAAGTCCGGCTCTCCTCCGTTCGTGGCGGAACGCAGTGCGGAACAGCAGTTAATACGGAGCGCGTCAATTATGCCTAACTTAGGTTCTGGTCTAGGTCGCACCGCTTGTACGCAAGCGGGCGAAAATGGGATTCAGAGCCGTCTCAGATCTTCTTAGAATTTTGGTTGTCGAAACCAAATCTTAAAAAGGAGAGACGGATGAATCCCAATTGGGAAAGTACCCAGAATTTTATCCTTTTGCCAGAACTGAAAATGTTAACTCACTGGCAGAATCACAAATTCAGGACTCATTATAGGTGTGCCAAGGAATCCAAGTTCGAAGTATGCCCTAAGTGCGCAGCGAAATCCAATTCCGTCCATGACCGCAGATGGGTCAAAATCCAAGATCATCCCATCCGCGGATCTGGAATCCAGCTGCAAGTACTCAAACGCCGATTTAGATGCCCCGGGTGCAAGAGGCTCTTCACAGAACAGAGCCACTTAATGGCGTCAGAAAAGGCTATAAAACCACCGAACGCCTCCAACGAATCGGCATCGATGAATACAGCTGGAGGACATGCCGCAAAAATGGAACGACTGAGTTTGCCTCGCGCAGACGTGAGAACGCGGCATAGCAGTATCTGCAAGAAAAAGTACAACCCGTGTAGGGATTAATCACGTAGTCCATTGTTGGCGCTTTTGAACGATTAAGTATGGACTTCGCCTCTATCGTCTTTACCGGGGCCTGCGTAACTTCTCCATCAACCGGTTGGTTCTCGATATTCATATTTCCGCCAACCCTCAATGTTGAACTCTTTCTTGTTTTTTCGAAGCTCACTTAATACCTCTCGAAGCCATGCAATTTCAACTTCGAGCAAGCGTAACGGCCTTTCAAATGCCAAAAGGGGCAGTTGCAGCTCCTGGGTCTTGCACCACTTGCATCTTTCCTCCAAAAAATTGCGTCGACTTTTCAAATTACTTAGGCAAGTTTCAAGAGCTGCCGTCGCCTCTTTGTGCGCCAAAAACGGGAGTAGGTAGATTGCAAGATCCACCTCGCTTCTCGGAT
This region of Bdellovibrionales bacterium genomic DNA includes:
- a CDS encoding transposase family protein is translated as MNPNWESTQNFILLPELKMLTHWQNHKFRTHYRCAKESKFEVCPKCAAKSNSVHDRRWVKIQDHPIRGSGIQLQVLKRRFRCPGCKRLFTEQSHLMASEKAIKPPNASNESASMNTAGGHAAKMERLSLPRADVRTRHSSICKKKYNPCRD